A window of the Pseudomonas fluorescens genome harbors these coding sequences:
- the pcaF gene encoding 3-oxoadipyl-CoA thiolase has translation MMRDVYICDAIRTPIGRFGGGLAAVRADDLAAVPIKALMERNPSVDWSAIDEVFLGCANQAGEDNRNVARMALLLAGLPESVPGVTLNRLCASGMDAIGTAFRAIASGEMELAIAGGVESMSRAPFVMGKADAAFSRNMKLEDTTIGWRFINPLMKAQYGVDAMPQTADNVADDYEISREDQDAFALRSQQRTAAAQAAGYFAEEIVEVRIAHKKGETVVSQDEHPRAETTIEALTKLKPVNGPDKTVTAGNASGVNDGAAALILASAEAVKKHGLTARAKVLGMASAGVAPRVMGIGPVPAVRKLTERLGVAVSDFDVIELNEAFASQGLAVLRELGLADDAAQVNPNGGAIALGHPLGMSGARLVLTALHQLEKTGGKKGLATMCVGVGQGLALAIERV, from the coding sequence ATGATGCGCGACGTTTATATCTGCGATGCGATCCGCACCCCCATCGGCCGTTTCGGTGGCGGTCTGGCGGCGGTTCGCGCTGACGACCTGGCCGCCGTGCCGATCAAGGCCCTGATGGAGCGCAACCCCTCGGTGGACTGGAGCGCCATCGACGAAGTATTCCTCGGCTGCGCCAACCAGGCCGGCGAAGACAACCGCAACGTCGCGCGCATGGCGCTGTTGTTGGCCGGTCTGCCGGAGAGCGTTCCGGGCGTCACCCTCAATCGCCTTTGCGCGTCGGGCATGGACGCCATCGGCACGGCGTTCCGCGCCATCGCCAGCGGCGAAATGGAGCTGGCGATTGCCGGCGGTGTCGAGTCGATGTCCCGCGCACCGTTCGTGATGGGCAAGGCTGATGCGGCGTTCTCGCGCAACATGAAGCTGGAAGACACCACCATCGGCTGGCGTTTCATCAACCCGTTGATGAAGGCGCAGTATGGTGTCGACGCGATGCCGCAGACCGCCGACAACGTCGCCGACGATTACGAAATTTCCCGCGAGGACCAGGACGCTTTCGCCCTGCGCAGTCAGCAACGTACTGCCGCTGCCCAGGCTGCCGGCTACTTCGCCGAAGAAATCGTCGAAGTGCGGATCGCCCACAAGAAAGGCGAAACCGTGGTCAGCCAGGACGAACACCCACGCGCCGAAACCACGATTGAAGCCCTGACCAAATTGAAACCGGTCAACGGCCCGGACAAGACCGTCACCGCCGGCAACGCTTCGGGTGTCAACGACGGTGCCGCCGCGCTGATTCTGGCCTCGGCCGAAGCGGTTAAAAAACACGGTTTGACTGCCCGCGCCAAAGTGCTGGGCATGGCCAGTGCCGGGGTTGCGCCACGGGTGATGGGCATCGGCCCGGTACCGGCGGTGCGCAAACTTACCGAACGCCTCGGCGTGGCGGTCAGCGATTTCGATGTGATCGAACTCAACGAAGCGTTTGCCAGCCAGGGCCTGGCGGTATTGCGCGAACTGGGGCTGGCGGACGACGCGGCCCAGGTCAACCCGAACGGCGGCGCGATTGCCTTGGGTCATCCGTTGGGCATGAGCGGCGCGCGACTGGTGCTGACCGCGCTGCATCAACTGGAAAAGACCGGTGGCAAGAAAGGTCTGGCGACCATGTGCGTCGGTGTCGGCCAGGGTCTGGCCCTGGCCATCGAACGCGTCTGA
- the pcaG gene encoding protocatechuate 3,4-dioxygenase subunit alpha — MTLTATTSHTVGPYYHIGLTWLNRENLANELTLGQRVAISGQVVDGNGDVVNDAMLEVWQANAAGKYDHPEDEQAKPLDPNFEGFGRVPVDAEGRFRFTTIKPGTVEGLKGSTQAPHLVVLVFARGLVKHLLTRIYFEGDPANVNDPLLECVPAERRTTLLAKPDAAGVYQWNVILQGTDAETVFFDY; from the coding sequence ATGACCCTGACTGCGACCACGTCCCACACCGTCGGGCCGTATTACCACATCGGCCTGACCTGGCTGAACCGTGAAAACCTCGCCAACGAACTGACCCTCGGCCAGCGCGTGGCGATCAGCGGGCAAGTGGTGGATGGCAACGGCGATGTCGTCAACGACGCCATGCTCGAAGTCTGGCAGGCCAACGCCGCCGGCAAATACGATCACCCGGAAGACGAGCAGGCCAAACCGCTCGATCCGAACTTCGAAGGCTTCGGCCGGGTGCCGGTGGACGCCGAAGGGCGCTTCCGTTTCACCACCATCAAGCCGGGCACGGTCGAAGGCCTGAAGGGCTCGACCCAGGCGCCGCATCTGGTGGTGCTGGTATTCGCGCGCGGTCTGGTGAAGCACTTGCTGACGCGGATTTATTTCGAAGGCGATCCGGCGAACGTCAATGATCCGCTGCTCGAATGCGTCCCGGCCGAGCGCCGCACCACGTTGCTGGCGAAACCGGATGCGGCGGGTGTCTATCAGTGGAATGTGATCCTGCAGGGCACTGACGCCGAGACCGTGTTCTTCGATTACTGA
- a CDS encoding methyltransferase domain-containing protein, with translation MITRLKPAPVDKDWDARAYQQFSRLRQQPVEELLSRVDLKKPQCIYDLGCGTGIATKVLADRWPQAKITGIDSSKDMLQVARCLPIKARWQHAELQHWKPRKPADLLFAAAVLHFIDDHKTLLPGLLRHLNHGGCLAAHMPDWRDALWYQLMLETLDDAGPGGKPLGSPQLRQRMAARPLLSLEDYYRLLAPLTRSLDIWETEQLQVVDGKSPVYDWVKVSALRPVMQGLTSEEQARFIYHYLMRLHAHYPQEENGHTLFAFKRIFIVARV, from the coding sequence ATGATCACCCGACTCAAACCGGCTCCCGTCGACAAAGACTGGGACGCCCGGGCGTACCAACAGTTTTCCCGTCTCAGGCAACAACCGGTCGAGGAATTGCTCAGTCGTGTCGACCTGAAAAAACCTCAATGCATCTACGACCTTGGTTGCGGCACCGGGATTGCCACGAAGGTTCTGGCCGATCGCTGGCCCCAAGCAAAGATCACGGGCATCGACAGTTCGAAAGACATGCTTCAGGTCGCCCGTTGCCTGCCGATCAAGGCGCGCTGGCAACACGCCGAGCTGCAACACTGGAAACCCCGCAAGCCGGCCGACCTGTTGTTCGCCGCAGCCGTGCTGCATTTCATCGATGACCATAAAACGCTGTTGCCGGGACTGCTACGCCACCTCAACCACGGCGGTTGTCTGGCCGCGCACATGCCGGACTGGCGCGATGCGCTGTGGTATCAACTGATGCTCGAGACCCTCGACGATGCCGGCCCCGGTGGCAAACCGTTGGGCAGCCCACAACTGCGCCAGCGCATGGCGGCGCGGCCGTTGTTGTCGCTGGAGGATTACTACCGTTTGCTTGCGCCACTGACCCGGTCGCTGGATATCTGGGAAACCGAGCAGTTGCAGGTGGTCGACGGCAAGTCGCCGGTTTATGACTGGGTGAAGGTGTCGGCGCTGCGACCGGTGATGCAGGGGCTGACGTCAGAGGAACAGGCGCGCTTCATTTATCACTACCTGATGCGGCTGCATGCGCATTATCCGCAGGAGGAAAACGGCCATACGTTGTTTGCGTTCAAGCGGATTTTCATTGTTGCCAGGGTTTGA
- a CDS encoding 3-carboxy-cis,cis-muconate cycloisomerase: MTQRPGNQLFDAYFTARDMRDVFCDQGRVQAMLDFEAALARAEARVGLIPANAVASIENTCRAGLFDFAALGEAIATAGNSAIPLVKALGKQIAATDAEAERYVHLGATSQDVMDSGLVLQLRQALALIEGELAQLADSLTIQAQRHAATPLAGRTWLQHATPVTLGMKIAGWLGAVTRSRQRLRELKPRLLVLQFGGASGTLAALGEQALPIAQALAEELQLTLPEQPWHTQRDRIVEFGAVLGLIAGSLGKFGRDISLLMQTEAAEVFEPSAPGKGGSSTMPHKRNPVGAAVLIGAATRVPGLVSTLFSAMPQEHERSLGLWHAEWETLPEICCLVSGALQQARLLADGLEVDAARMARNLELTQGLVLAEAVSIVLAQRVGRDTAHHLLEQCCKRAVAEQRHLRAVLGDETQVTAELSATELDHLLDPAHYLGQAQVWVERAVAEHNALSD, encoded by the coding sequence ATGACTCAGCGACCGGGCAATCAATTGTTCGATGCCTACTTTACTGCCCGCGATATGCGCGACGTGTTCTGCGATCAGGGCCGGGTGCAGGCAATGCTCGACTTCGAAGCAGCACTGGCCCGGGCCGAAGCGCGGGTCGGGTTGATTCCGGCGAATGCTGTCGCGTCGATTGAAAACACCTGCCGCGCCGGGCTGTTTGATTTCGCAGCATTGGGCGAGGCGATTGCCACGGCCGGCAATTCGGCGATTCCGCTGGTCAAGGCCTTGGGCAAACAGATTGCCGCGACCGATGCCGAAGCCGAGCGCTATGTGCATCTGGGCGCTACCAGCCAGGACGTGATGGATTCCGGGCTGGTGCTGCAATTGCGTCAGGCGCTGGCGTTGATTGAAGGGGAGCTGGCACAACTGGCCGACTCCCTCACCATTCAGGCGCAGCGCCACGCCGCGACGCCACTGGCCGGGCGCACCTGGCTGCAACATGCGACGCCGGTGACGCTCGGCATGAAAATCGCCGGTTGGCTCGGCGCCGTGACTCGTAGCCGCCAACGCCTGCGCGAGCTCAAGCCGCGACTGCTGGTGCTGCAATTCGGCGGCGCGTCCGGCACCCTCGCGGCGCTCGGCGAACAGGCGTTGCCGATTGCCCAGGCGCTGGCCGAAGAACTGCAACTGACTTTGCCGGAACAACCGTGGCACACCCAGCGTGATCGCATCGTCGAGTTCGGCGCTGTGCTCGGACTGATCGCCGGCAGTCTCGGCAAATTTGGCCGCGACATCAGCCTGTTGATGCAGACCGAAGCGGCTGAAGTGTTCGAGCCGTCGGCGCCGGGCAAGGGCGGTTCCTCGACCATGCCGCACAAGCGCAATCCGGTGGGCGCGGCGGTGTTGATCGGCGCGGCGACCCGCGTGCCGGGTCTGGTCTCGACACTGTTCAGCGCCATGCCGCAGGAGCACGAACGCAGCCTCGGTTTGTGGCACGCCGAATGGGAAACCCTGCCGGAGATCTGCTGCCTGGTGTCGGGCGCGCTGCAACAGGCGCGGCTGTTGGCCGACGGTCTGGAAGTCGATGCCGCGCGCATGGCCCGCAACCTGGAACTGACCCAAGGCCTGGTGCTGGCCGAAGCGGTAAGTATCGTGCTTGCGCAACGGGTCGGCCGCGACACTGCGCATCATCTGCTCGAGCAATGCTGCAAACGTGCGGTGGCCGAACAGCGCCATCTGCGGGCGGTACTCGGTGACGAAACGCAGGTGACCGCCGAACTCAGCGCAACCGAACTGGATCATCTGCTCGATCCCGCCCATTACCTCGGCCAGGCGCAGGTCTGGGTCGAGCGTGCGGTGGCCGAACACAACGCATTGTCTGACTGA
- the pcaC gene encoding 4-carboxymuconolactone decarboxylase, with the protein MDEKQRYDDGMQVRRAVLGDAHVDRSLTTLTEFNSEFQEMITRHAWGDIWTRPGLPRHTRSLITIAMLIGMNREGELKLHLRAAANNGVSRGEIKEVIMQSAIYCGIPAANATFHLAESVWDELGVESRE; encoded by the coding sequence GTGGACGAGAAACAACGTTACGACGACGGCATGCAAGTGCGCCGCGCGGTGCTCGGCGACGCTCACGTCGATCGCAGCCTGACCACGCTGACCGAGTTCAACTCGGAATTCCAGGAGATGATTACCCGTCACGCCTGGGGAGACATCTGGACCCGTCCGGGCCTGCCGCGCCACACTCGCAGCCTGATCACCATCGCCATGCTGATCGGCATGAACCGTGAGGGCGAACTTAAGTTGCACCTGCGCGCAGCGGCCAACAATGGCGTGAGCCGTGGCGAGATCAAGGAAGTGATCATGCAGAGTGCGATCTACTGCGGGATTCCGGCGGCGAATGCGACGTTTCATCTGGCCGAATCGGTCTGGGATGAGCTGGGTGTCGAATCACGAGAGTGA
- a CDS encoding CoA-transferase subunit beta: MTYTTNEMMTVAAARRLKNGSVCFVGIGLPSKAANLARLTSSPDVVLIYESGPIGAKPSVLPLSIGDGELAETADTVVPTGEIFRYWLQGGRIDVGFLGAAQVDRFGNINTTVVGDYHQPKVRLPGAGGAPEIAGSAKSVLIILKQSARSFVDKLDFITSVGHGEGGDSRKRLGLPGAGPVGIITDLCIMEPEEGTHEFVVTALHPGVTREQVVAATGWAIRFADSVATTAEPTEVELTALRDLEARTAAAHGQAPGEA; the protein is encoded by the coding sequence ATGACTTACACCACCAATGAAATGATGACCGTCGCCGCGGCCCGTCGCCTGAAGAACGGCTCGGTGTGCTTCGTCGGCATCGGCCTGCCGTCGAAAGCCGCCAACCTGGCACGCCTGACGTCGTCGCCGGACGTGGTGCTGATCTACGAATCCGGCCCGATCGGTGCCAAACCCAGCGTGTTGCCACTGTCGATCGGTGACGGCGAACTGGCAGAAACCGCTGACACCGTCGTGCCGACCGGTGAGATTTTTCGCTACTGGCTGCAGGGCGGACGCATCGACGTCGGTTTCCTCGGCGCAGCCCAGGTCGACCGTTTCGGCAACATCAACACCACCGTGGTTGGCGACTATCACCAGCCGAAAGTGCGTCTGCCGGGTGCCGGTGGCGCGCCGGAAATTGCCGGCTCTGCCAAAAGCGTGCTGATCATCCTTAAACAGTCGGCGCGTTCATTTGTCGACAAGCTTGATTTCATCACTTCGGTCGGCCATGGCGAGGGCGGCGATTCGCGCAAACGTCTGGGCCTGCCGGGCGCCGGGCCGGTCGGGATCATCACCGACCTGTGCATCATGGAACCGGAAGAGGGCACCCACGAGTTTGTGGTCACCGCACTGCACCCGGGTGTGACCCGCGAGCAAGTGGTCGCCGCCACCGGTTGGGCAATCCGTTTTGCCGACAGCGTGGCCACCACCGCCGAACCGACCGAAGTCGAGCTGACCGCCCTGCGCGATCTCGAAGCCCGCACCGCAGCGGCCCACGGCCAGGCACCGGGAGAAGCATGA
- the pcaH gene encoding protocatechuate 3,4-dioxygenase subunit beta, whose protein sequence is MTDKPGYRRPQEGTQPPYLHPNYQSTNLRSPSKPLVFLPHSLSEITGPTIGAERVADTDNDLTAQHQGEPLGERIIIHGRVLDEDGLPVPGILVEIWQANAAGRYNHARDMHDAPLDPNFTGTGRTVTDADGWYQFQTIKPGAYPWGNHHNAWRPAHVHFSLFGPSILTRLVTQMYFPGDPLLPYDPIYNCVPDTSAKERLIAAFDLEKTIPSYALAYRWDIVLRGREATPMEK, encoded by the coding sequence ATGACTGACAAGCCTGGTTACCGCCGCCCGCAGGAAGGCACCCAGCCGCCGTACCTGCACCCGAATTATCAATCCACCAATCTGCGCTCGCCGTCCAAGCCGTTGGTGTTTCTGCCGCACTCGCTGTCGGAAATCACCGGCCCGACCATCGGTGCCGAGCGTGTGGCCGACACCGATAACGATCTGACCGCCCAGCATCAAGGCGAACCCCTCGGCGAGCGGATCATCATTCACGGGCGTGTGCTCGACGAGGACGGTCTGCCGGTTCCGGGGATTCTGGTGGAGATCTGGCAGGCCAACGCTGCCGGTCGCTACAACCACGCCCGTGACATGCACGACGCACCGCTGGACCCGAACTTCACCGGCACCGGCCGCACCGTGACCGACGCCGACGGCTGGTATCAGTTCCAGACCATCAAGCCCGGCGCTTATCCCTGGGGCAACCACCACAACGCCTGGCGTCCGGCGCACGTGCATTTCTCGCTGTTCGGGCCTAGCATCCTGACGCGCCTGGTTACGCAAATGTATTTCCCCGGCGACCCGCTGCTGCCGTACGACCCGATCTACAACTGCGTGCCGGACACCTCGGCCAAGGAACGCCTGATCGCCGCTTTCGATCTGGAAAAAACCATTCCGTCCTACGCCCTCGCTTATCGCTGGGACATCGTGCTGCGCGGCCGCGAAGCCACGCCGATGGAGAAATGA
- a CDS encoding OprD family porin: protein MTTSLAPYALPGLIALALAGVALPAAAEEAGFIEGAKVNLNLRNFYINRNFTNPTKAQGKAEEWTQNFILDAKSGFTQGTVGFGMDVLGLYSVKLDGGRGTGGTQALPLDHDGRPADTFGRTNVAFKAKLSQTEVKVGEWMPVLPILRSDDGRSLPQTFRGGQITSKEIDGLTLYGGQFRANSPRDDSSMSDMSMFGKAAFTSDRFNFQGGEYVFNDKRTQIGLWNAELKDIYSQQYVNLIHSQPIGDWTLGANLGFFYGKDDGSARAGDLDNKTWSGMFSARYGGNTFYVGLQKLTGDSAWMRVNGTSGGTLANDSYNSSYDNAQERSWQLRHDYNFAALGVPGLTLMNRYISGDNVHTGTITDGKEWGRESELGYTVQSGALKDLNVRWRNSTMRRDFSNNEFDENRLIVSYPISLL, encoded by the coding sequence ATGACAACGTCCCTTGCGCCCTACGCACTTCCCGGCCTGATCGCCCTCGCCCTGGCCGGCGTCGCGCTGCCCGCTGCGGCTGAAGAAGCCGGTTTCATCGAAGGGGCCAAGGTCAACCTGAACCTGCGCAACTTCTACATCAACCGCAATTTCACCAACCCGACCAAGGCTCAGGGCAAGGCTGAAGAGTGGACGCAGAACTTCATCCTCGACGCCAAGTCCGGTTTCACCCAGGGCACCGTCGGGTTCGGCATGGATGTGCTGGGGTTGTACTCGGTGAAGCTCGATGGCGGTAGAGGCACCGGCGGCACGCAGGCGTTGCCACTGGATCATGACGGGCGCCCGGCGGACACCTTCGGCCGCACCAACGTGGCATTCAAGGCCAAGCTGTCACAGACCGAAGTGAAGGTCGGCGAATGGATGCCGGTGCTGCCGATCCTGCGCTCGGACGACGGTCGCTCACTGCCCCAGACCTTTCGCGGTGGCCAGATCACCTCGAAAGAAATCGACGGCCTGACCCTTTACGGCGGCCAGTTCCGCGCCAACAGCCCGCGCGACGACAGCAGCATGAGCGACATGTCGATGTTCGGCAAAGCCGCGTTCACCTCGGACCGCTTCAACTTCCAGGGCGGCGAATACGTGTTCAACGACAAGCGCACCCAGATCGGTCTGTGGAACGCCGAGCTCAAGGACATCTACAGCCAGCAATACGTCAACCTGATCCACAGCCAGCCAATCGGCGACTGGACCCTGGGCGCCAACCTCGGTTTCTTCTACGGCAAGGACGACGGCAGTGCCCGCGCCGGCGACCTCGACAACAAGACCTGGTCGGGCATGTTCTCCGCGCGATACGGCGGCAACACCTTCTACGTCGGCCTGCAAAAACTCACCGGCGACAGCGCCTGGATGCGCGTCAACGGCACCAGCGGCGGAACGCTCGCCAACGACAGCTACAACTCAAGCTACGACAACGCGCAGGAACGTTCCTGGCAACTGCGCCACGACTACAACTTCGCCGCCCTCGGCGTGCCCGGCCTGACCCTGATGAACCGCTACATCAGCGGCGACAACGTGCACACCGGGACCATCACCGACGGCAAGGAATGGGGCCGCGAATCGGAACTGGGCTACACCGTGCAAAGCGGCGCACTCAAGGACCTGAACGTCAGGTGGCGCAACTCGACCATGCGCCGAGACTTCAGCAACAACGAGTTCGACGAGAACCGTCTGATCGTCAGCTACCCGATCAGCCTGCTCTGA
- a CDS encoding MFS family transporter yields the protein MTTLTSHYTGEERSKRIFAIVGASSGNLVEWFDFYVYAFCAIYFAPAFFPSDNPTVQLVNTAGVFAAGFLMRPIGGWIFGRVADKHGRKNSMLISILMMCFGSLLIACLPTYKDIGVWAPLLLLFARLLQGLSVGGEYGTTATYMSEVALKGQRGFFASFQYVTLIGGQLLAVLLVVILQQFLSEEELRAYGWRIPFVVGAVAALISLFLRRTLKETTNKETREHKDAGSISALFRDHKAAFITVLGYTAGGSLIFYTFTTYMQKYLVNTAGMHAKTASYIMTGALFLYMCMQPLFGMLADKIGRRNSMLWFGGLGTLFTVPILLSLKSVGSPFLAFVLITLALAIVSFYTSISGLVKAEMFPPEVRALGVGLAYAVANAIFGGSAEYVALSLKAGGMENAFYWYVTIMMAVAFLFSLRLPKEAKYLHHDL from the coding sequence ATGACAACCCTCACCTCCCATTACACCGGTGAAGAGCGCAGCAAGCGCATCTTCGCCATTGTCGGCGCGTCGTCCGGCAACCTCGTCGAATGGTTCGACTTCTACGTCTACGCCTTCTGCGCGATCTATTTCGCCCCGGCGTTCTTCCCCTCCGACAACCCCACGGTGCAGCTGGTCAACACGGCAGGCGTCTTCGCCGCCGGGTTCCTGATGCGACCGATCGGCGGCTGGATTTTCGGCCGGGTCGCGGACAAGCACGGGCGCAAGAACTCGATGCTGATCTCAATTCTGATGATGTGCTTCGGCTCGTTGCTGATCGCCTGCCTGCCGACCTACAAGGACATCGGCGTCTGGGCGCCGTTGCTGCTGTTGTTCGCGCGTCTGCTGCAAGGCCTGTCGGTGGGCGGTGAGTACGGCACCACCGCGACCTACATGAGCGAAGTCGCGCTCAAGGGCCAGCGCGGGTTCTTCGCCTCGTTCCAGTACGTGACTCTGATCGGCGGGCAACTGCTGGCGGTGCTGCTGGTGGTGATCCTGCAACAGTTCCTGTCCGAAGAAGAATTGCGTGCCTACGGCTGGCGGATTCCGTTCGTGGTCGGAGCGGTGGCGGCGCTGATTTCGCTGTTCCTGCGGCGCACGCTGAAAGAAACCACCAACAAGGAAACGCGTGAGCACAAGGACGCCGGGAGCATCAGTGCACTGTTCCGCGACCACAAGGCTGCGTTCATCACTGTCCTCGGCTACACCGCCGGCGGCTCGCTGATTTTCTACACCTTCACCACATATATGCAGAAGTACCTGGTGAACACCGCCGGCATGCACGCCAAGACTGCCAGCTACATCATGACCGGCGCGCTGTTCCTGTACATGTGCATGCAGCCGCTGTTCGGCATGCTCGCCGACAAGATCGGCCGGCGTAACTCGATGCTCTGGTTCGGCGGCCTTGGCACGCTGTTCACGGTGCCGATCCTGCTCAGCCTGAAAAGTGTCGGCAGCCCGTTCCTGGCCTTCGTGCTGATCACGCTGGCGCTGGCGATCGTCAGTTTCTACACCTCGATCAGCGGTCTGGTGAAAGCCGAGATGTTCCCGCCGGAAGTCCGCGCCCTCGGCGTAGGCCTGGCGTATGCGGTGGCCAACGCGATCTTCGGCGGTTCGGCAGAATACGTCGCCCTGAGCCTCAAGGCCGGCGGTATGGAAAACGCGTTCTACTGGTATGTCACCATCATGATGGCCGTGGCGTTCCTGTTCAGCCTGCGCCTGCCCAAAGAAGCGAAGTATTTGCACCACGACCTTTAA
- the pcaD gene encoding 3-oxoadipate enol-lactonase, producing MAFVQLADGELHYTLEGPVDAPVLVLSNSLGTDLHMWDVQMPAFTEHFRVLRFDTRGHGQSLVTPGPYSIEQLGRDVLALLDALHIERAHFCGLSMGGLIGQWLGINAGQRLNKLIVCNTAAKIGDPSVWNPRIETVLRDGPAAMVALRDASIARWFTPDFSAANPVAAKQITDMLAATNPEGYAANCAAVRDADFREQLSSIKAPLLVIAGTEDAVTPPSGGHFIQEHVRGAEYAEFYAAHLSNVQAGDAFSDRVLTFLLAD from the coding sequence GTGGCTTTCGTTCAACTCGCCGATGGCGAACTGCATTACACATTGGAAGGCCCGGTCGATGCGCCGGTGCTGGTGCTGTCGAACTCGCTGGGCACCGACCTGCACATGTGGGACGTGCAGATGCCGGCCTTCACCGAACATTTTCGCGTGCTGCGTTTTGATACGCGCGGGCACGGTCAGTCGCTGGTGACACCGGGCCCATACAGCATCGAGCAACTGGGCCGCGACGTGCTGGCGCTGCTGGATGCGCTGCACATCGAACGTGCACATTTCTGCGGTCTGTCGATGGGCGGCCTGATCGGCCAGTGGCTGGGGATCAACGCCGGCCAGCGTCTGAACAAACTGATCGTCTGCAACACGGCGGCAAAAATCGGCGATCCGTCGGTGTGGAACCCGCGCATCGAAACCGTGCTGCGCGACGGCCCGGCAGCGATGGTTGCGTTGCGCGATGCGTCGATTGCCCGCTGGTTTACCCCGGACTTTTCCGCCGCCAATCCAGTCGCAGCGAAGCAGATCACCGACATGTTGGCCGCGACCAATCCTGAAGGTTACGCCGCCAACTGCGCGGCGGTGCGTGATGCGGATTTCCGTGAGCAGTTGTCGTCGATCAAGGCGCCGCTGCTGGTGATCGCCGGTACCGAAGATGCGGTGACGCCACCGTCCGGCGGGCATTTCATTCAGGAGCATGTGCGCGGCGCCGAGTACGCCGAGTTCTATGCGGCGCACCTTTCAAACGTTCAGGCCGGCGACGCATTCAGCGACCGCGTGCTGACCTTTTTGCTGGCCGATTGA